A genomic segment from Lignipirellula cremea encodes:
- a CDS encoding helix-turn-helix transcriptional regulator gives MHAGELAERCDVSRRTIFRDLDALRQAGVPLVFEPSRQAYHIPGQYFLPPTNFTADEALAVISLCHQLGGPDKLPFFAAAASAAVKLEQNLPGRLRSYLHSLSTAVKIKIDAANPLAGKQPFYEQLVSAISQLKSVRITYGSLSEGETISTRLSPYQLLFHYRSWYVIGRSSLHRSVRTFNVGRIAELTQLEDKYQIPQGFSLDRHLRNAWRMIPEPGPDAKIVIHFQPKVARNVAEVLWHKTQQTTFLDNGVLEFRCTVSGLEEISWWILGYGDEATVKEPPELRQLIVQRARRLLAQYEDE, from the coding sequence TTGCACGCCGGCGAACTCGCAGAACGCTGCGATGTGAGCCGGCGGACGATCTTTCGCGATCTGGACGCCTTGCGGCAAGCGGGCGTCCCGCTGGTCTTTGAACCGTCCCGGCAGGCTTACCATATTCCGGGCCAGTACTTTCTCCCCCCGACCAATTTCACCGCCGACGAAGCTTTGGCGGTGATCAGCTTGTGCCATCAACTGGGCGGCCCTGACAAGCTGCCCTTCTTTGCCGCCGCCGCCAGTGCGGCCGTCAAACTGGAGCAGAATCTTCCCGGGCGCTTGCGATCTTATCTGCACTCGCTCAGCACGGCGGTCAAAATCAAGATCGACGCCGCTAACCCGCTCGCCGGCAAGCAGCCCTTTTACGAGCAGCTGGTCTCCGCCATTTCGCAGCTCAAATCGGTCCGCATCACCTACGGCAGCCTGTCCGAAGGGGAAACGATCTCCACCCGGCTGAGCCCTTACCAGCTGTTGTTCCACTACCGCAGCTGGTATGTGATTGGGCGTTCCTCCCTGCATCGCAGCGTGCGCACCTTCAACGTCGGACGCATCGCCGAGCTGACACAGCTGGAAGACAAGTACCAGATTCCCCAAGGCTTCAGCCTGGACCGCCATCTCCGCAATGCCTGGCGAATGATTCCCGAACCGGGCCCCGACGCCAAAATTGTGATCCACTTCCAGCCGAAGGTCGCCCGTAATGTGGCCGAAGTCCTCTGGCACAAAACCCAGCAGACGACCTTTCTTGACAACGGCGTGCTGGAGTTCCGCTGCACTGTTTCCGGGCTGGAGGAAATCTCCTGGTGGATTCTAGGATACGGCGACGAAGCGACCGTCAAAGAGCCGCCCGAACTGCGACAGCTGATTGTCCAGCGAGCCCGGCGCCTGCTTGCCCAGTACGAAGACGAGTAA
- a CDS encoding TolC family protein: MSRQQRTVLALLLISQIALAGCRPIQPRYLHSDGDLSHYLDSATDLEYPDVEQEQLPDAAFSNAPLTISDPDFSNFWDVTLEEAVSIALQNSKVIRTTSNSLATNPSAARVPDGLQRSAETAPTVYDPAVFESSPQGVEAALSEFDAQIVGGMNGLGGAPIGRRNGVNQIVGGVVTHIPQNLNPAFAGLFGTQVLDQQQLNFNAEISKKTATGATFAIREISLYNSTNSRGVGVPSTWTSQLQVDAHLPLLRGRGTLINRIPTVIARTNTDIALADFEANVRNLVSDIENQYWNLHCSYRFLALQKKARDNALATWRIVETDTRRQAHEKARSRQQYFQFRAQVESALNDLQRNEHVLRYLMGLAVADGRVLRPIDDPTTARVDFDWTTVNAEALMRTPEVREQKWRIKQAELNLIAARNNLLPELNAYAQYEAFGLGDELIRASGSDRFPATGSTAVDEMLSGDYQNVRFGFEFFMPVGFRAELAGVRNAQLSLARDHARLEDLELNTSHQLGQAIRDLDTNYHLLETQFNRWRAAKDEVDNLRALFEGGLGSLDILLDAQIRITLAEQAYYQSLCDYQRSIAAVHYRKGSLLEYDNVYLAEGPWPAKAMWDALGHARRRDAAKYVNYGWSRPNVISQGQTSQMQNGASGEFLEGSFETEGAYETLGTPTPMMQPQGSGRQPEVIEAPQGEPQNGSKILYQGSLPKAPVPSLKAPQRSILNSAAAAPQQSTLQLVNHYEPIADSGNHEPVANSSNRQINWPAAK; the protein is encoded by the coding sequence ATGAGCCGGCAACAACGCACCGTCCTGGCCCTACTCCTGATTAGTCAGATTGCCCTGGCGGGCTGCCGACCGATCCAGCCTCGCTATTTGCACAGCGACGGCGATCTGTCGCACTACCTGGACTCTGCGACCGATCTGGAGTACCCCGATGTGGAGCAGGAACAGCTTCCCGACGCGGCGTTTTCGAACGCTCCGCTGACGATTTCGGATCCCGACTTCAGCAACTTCTGGGACGTCACCCTGGAAGAGGCCGTCTCGATCGCCCTGCAGAACAGCAAGGTGATTCGCACCACTTCTAACTCGCTGGCCACCAACCCCTCCGCCGCACGTGTGCCGGACGGGCTGCAGCGGAGTGCGGAAACGGCGCCGACTGTTTACGATCCGGCCGTGTTCGAATCGTCGCCCCAGGGCGTCGAAGCCGCCTTGTCGGAATTCGACGCACAGATCGTCGGTGGGATGAACGGCCTGGGCGGAGCCCCGATCGGTCGTCGTAACGGCGTGAACCAGATCGTCGGCGGCGTGGTGACACACATCCCGCAGAACCTGAACCCGGCCTTTGCCGGCTTGTTCGGTACGCAAGTGCTCGACCAGCAGCAATTGAACTTCAACGCGGAGATCTCGAAGAAGACCGCCACGGGCGCCACCTTCGCCATCCGTGAAATCAGCCTTTATAACTCCACCAACAGTCGTGGTGTGGGCGTGCCCAGCACTTGGACCTCGCAACTGCAGGTCGACGCCCACTTGCCTTTGTTGCGAGGCCGCGGCACGCTGATCAACCGCATCCCCACGGTGATCGCCCGAACCAACACCGATATTGCCCTGGCCGACTTTGAAGCCAACGTGCGGAACCTGGTCTCCGATATTGAAAACCAGTACTGGAACCTGCACTGCTCTTACCGCTTCCTGGCCCTGCAGAAGAAAGCGCGCGACAACGCTCTGGCGACCTGGCGAATTGTCGAAACCGACACACGCCGCCAGGCTCATGAAAAAGCTCGTTCGCGTCAGCAGTACTTCCAGTTCCGGGCCCAGGTCGAGAGTGCTTTGAACGACCTGCAGCGGAACGAACATGTGCTGCGTTACCTGATGGGGCTGGCCGTCGCCGACGGACGCGTGCTGCGACCGATCGACGATCCGACCACCGCCCGCGTCGACTTCGACTGGACCACCGTCAACGCCGAAGCCCTCATGCGGACGCCCGAAGTGCGGGAACAGAAATGGCGCATCAAACAGGCGGAACTCAACCTGATCGCCGCCCGCAACAACCTGCTGCCGGAATTGAACGCCTATGCCCAGTACGAAGCGTTTGGCCTGGGCGACGAGCTGATCCGCGCCAGCGGCTCCGATCGCTTCCCCGCCACGGGTTCGACCGCCGTCGACGAAATGCTTTCGGGCGACTACCAGAACGTGCGGTTTGGTTTTGAGTTCTTCATGCCGGTTGGTTTCCGTGCGGAACTGGCGGGAGTGCGGAACGCTCAGCTGTCGCTGGCCCGGGATCATGCCCGACTGGAAGACCTGGAGCTGAACACTTCGCACCAGCTGGGTCAGGCGATCCGCGATCTGGACACCAACTACCACCTGCTGGAAACCCAGTTCAATCGCTGGCGTGCCGCGAAAGACGAAGTCGATAACCTGCGAGCCTTGTTCGAAGGCGGCCTGGGTTCGCTCGACATCCTGCTCGACGCCCAGATTCGTATCACCCTGGCGGAACAAGCTTACTACCAGTCGCTGTGCGACTACCAAAGGTCTATCGCCGCGGTGCACTATCGCAAGGGATCGTTGTTAGAATATGATAACGTCTACCTGGCGGAAGGCCCCTGGCCCGCCAAGGCCATGTGGGACGCCCTGGGCCATGCCCGTCGCCGCGACGCCGCCAAGTACGTCAACTACGGCTGGTCGCGACCGAATGTCATCAGCCAGGGACAGACCTCGCAGATGCAGAACGGAGCCAGCGGCGAATTCCTCGAAGGATCGTTTGAGACCGAAGGCGCCTATGAAACGCTGGGAACGCCGACCCCGATGATGCAGCCCCAGGGCAGCGGACGGCAGCCCGAAGTGATCGAAGCCCCTCAAGGCGAACCCCAGAATGGCTCCAAAATCCTGTACCAGGGTTCGCTCCCCAAGGCGCCGGTTCCGAGCCTCAAAGCTCCGCAACGCAGCATCCTGAATTCGGCCGCGGCCGCTCCCCAGCAGAGCACGCTGCAGCTGGTTAATCATTACGAGCCGATCGCTGACTCGGGCAATCATGAACCTGTCGCGAATTCATCGAATCGTCAAATTAATTGGCCTGCTGCAAAGTAG
- a CDS encoding DUF983 domain-containing protein has protein sequence MRFRTLLWRCLRLRCPHCGKGKLFRDFLRMHETCSECGVKWEREAGFFLGSIYFNYGLTALIVAVTYPVLMFNQVLSDNWLVVLTLAIAILFPLWFFRYARSLWIGFDEYFDPRP, from the coding sequence ATGCGATTTCGAACCTTGTTGTGGCGTTGCCTGCGGTTGCGTTGCCCACATTGCGGGAAAGGGAAACTGTTTCGCGATTTCTTGCGGATGCATGAGACGTGCTCGGAATGCGGGGTCAAGTGGGAACGCGAGGCCGGATTTTTTCTGGGTTCGATCTATTTCAACTATGGACTCACGGCCCTGATCGTCGCGGTGACGTATCCGGTGCTGATGTTCAACCAGGTGCTTTCCGACAACTGGCTGGTGGTGCTGACGCTGGCGATTGCAATCCTGTTTCCGCTTTGGTTTTTTCGGTACGCCCGGAGCCTGTGGATCGGATTTGATGAATACTTCGATCCGCGTCCTTAA
- a CDS encoding Rieske (2Fe-2S) protein, with the protein MTDWIRIAAVSDCPPGEAREFVAAGRMVALYHVDDEFYAIDGVCPHQGGPLGKGTLAGCTVTCPWHGWQYDVRTGKHCSLESLVQPTFAVKVENDEIFVDVTQERRSDVV; encoded by the coding sequence ATGACGGATTGGATTCGGATCGCGGCCGTTAGCGACTGTCCGCCGGGGGAAGCACGCGAGTTTGTCGCGGCCGGCCGGATGGTGGCGCTGTACCATGTAGACGACGAGTTTTACGCCATCGACGGCGTCTGCCCGCACCAGGGCGGTCCACTGGGGAAAGGAACCCTGGCAGGCTGTACAGTTACTTGCCCCTGGCATGGCTGGCAGTACGATGTACGAACAGGAAAACACTGTTCGCTGGAATCACTGGTCCAGCCGACCTTTGCCGTAAAAGTAGAAAACGACGAAATCTTCGTCGATGTGACCCAAGAGCGTCGATCAGACGTCGTATGA
- a CDS encoding GNAT family N-acetyltransferase, translating into MIRYRPFLNTDPPAIAELWRNQPPLRAYVQPMTASLLEHKVLSKPYFDRFGLIVAEQEGRLLGFIQACLPLGEQAQLRQQGALAMLMVAHHTPAAEISAELLLQAEKYLLHNGVTQAAVGGEVVNPYYLGLYGGSALTGVLASDALTVARYEAADYQATIHSVVLQRDLRSFRPLIDRRQMQVRRACQLEVALDPPADNWWTSCTLGAAERTRYCLASRRGGEQLGSAMLWEMTPLSASWGVHAAGISHLQVPDTQRRQGFATFLLGESLRQMAGQGIAMVEVTVDQKNAAAIGLFTKLGFHQVDASLTLKKRLAP; encoded by the coding sequence TTGATTCGCTATCGACCTTTTCTCAATACGGACCCGCCGGCAATTGCAGAGCTGTGGCGCAACCAGCCGCCGTTGCGCGCTTATGTGCAGCCGATGACAGCCAGCCTGCTGGAGCACAAGGTGCTCAGCAAACCGTACTTTGACCGGTTCGGTTTGATCGTCGCCGAACAGGAAGGCCGCCTGCTGGGATTCATCCAGGCGTGCCTGCCGCTGGGAGAACAAGCCCAGCTCCGCCAGCAAGGCGCCCTGGCCATGCTGATGGTCGCTCATCATACGCCGGCCGCTGAAATCTCCGCCGAGTTGCTCCTCCAGGCGGAAAAGTATCTGCTTCACAACGGCGTAACCCAGGCGGCCGTCGGCGGGGAAGTCGTCAATCCGTATTACCTGGGTCTGTACGGCGGCAGCGCGCTGACCGGGGTGCTGGCCTCCGATGCCCTGACCGTCGCCCGGTACGAGGCGGCCGACTACCAGGCGACCATCCATTCGGTCGTATTGCAGCGGGATCTGCGCAGTTTCCGGCCGTTGATTGATCGCCGCCAGATGCAAGTCCGCCGGGCCTGCCAGTTAGAAGTGGCCCTGGATCCGCCGGCCGATAACTGGTGGACCTCCTGCACGCTGGGGGCTGCGGAACGCACGCGTTACTGCCTGGCTTCGCGTCGCGGCGGCGAGCAACTGGGCTCGGCCATGCTCTGGGAAATGACGCCCCTGTCCGCCAGTTGGGGCGTACACGCCGCTGGAATTTCTCACCTGCAGGTGCCCGACACCCAGCGCCGGCAAGGCTTCGCCACGTTCCTGCTGGGCGAATCCTTGCGGCAAATGGCCGGCCAGGGCATCGCCATGGTGGAAGTCACCGTCGACCAGAAGAACGCTGCTGCAATCGGGCTGTTCACCAAACTTGGATTCCACCAGGTCGACGCCAGCCTCACGCTGAAGAAGCGGCTGGCTCCGTAA
- a CDS encoding outer membrane protein assembly factor BamB family protein codes for MTQSLLAVLTLLTLGFPATAALAEEPALIFSTFALDALPLQPPSAAEAAEFLSEGDWRKASPLATRGAWNERPSQAPADRWVSLTTVGFSEQADAYAFQFNGPGGAMSLAAHLPFGQTPVPGGMAWRWPFETMLGALQVAAESPERDQHRRPLRLQVKQLAADQPDAAPGKGGFSLNEARTLAPEQVFPGVEVIVHAAAFEAGWAPTSGPAEATAVCEVRVLDQACSFRLVLRDGDVEQVVQKDRIPWEDYHDYLVRMFRFAGSSDVTDFTRLDRGELELAAVQEGRLAYLANRELHVRDLQSRQPVWTTEPARKLATYNPLDQYAAVDSDGSSRLIRYRGSMAELDWEDGKATLLKATGAPAWDQLAVSRPAIAVVEGNAVRYYRQGELVWEQEESAPATAGPLATDAAVVYGLSDGRLLARSAADGRLLWESTSADQPLGAIVAGPANWFVFSAGAETLLAIDPATGEEQWRCKLGDALLQPPALVGSQLLVAVKSNRLLLLDTGSGQIVSQTDWPTWLIAVQPLEVAGKRQVACSDLSGKITLLSLPELQPQRVINLVSQPVGPLLPVASLRYRWEQAAASEEDNLLAEIQGADAPAGPVLLVTDVDGFLSILPLVAP; via the coding sequence ATGACGCAATCCCTCCTGGCCGTGCTGACGCTGTTAACCCTCGGATTCCCCGCGACGGCCGCCCTGGCGGAAGAGCCCGCCCTGATTTTTTCCACCTTTGCTCTCGACGCCCTGCCGCTGCAGCCCCCCAGCGCCGCCGAAGCGGCCGAGTTCCTGTCGGAGGGAGACTGGCGCAAAGCGTCCCCCCTGGCCACTCGAGGAGCCTGGAATGAACGTCCCTCCCAGGCGCCGGCGGATCGCTGGGTCAGCCTCACGACGGTCGGTTTCTCGGAGCAGGCCGATGCCTACGCATTCCAGTTCAACGGTCCCGGCGGGGCCATGTCGCTGGCGGCCCATCTGCCCTTTGGCCAGACGCCCGTTCCCGGCGGAATGGCTTGGCGCTGGCCCTTCGAAACGATGCTCGGCGCCCTGCAGGTTGCGGCCGAGTCGCCCGAACGCGATCAACACCGCCGCCCGCTGCGTCTGCAGGTCAAGCAGCTGGCGGCCGACCAGCCCGACGCCGCCCCGGGAAAGGGAGGCTTCTCGCTGAACGAAGCCCGCACCCTGGCGCCCGAGCAGGTGTTCCCCGGCGTCGAGGTGATCGTTCACGCCGCTGCCTTTGAAGCCGGCTGGGCTCCGACGTCCGGGCCCGCCGAAGCGACGGCCGTGTGCGAAGTGCGGGTGCTCGACCAGGCCTGTTCCTTCCGACTTGTGCTGCGAGACGGCGATGTCGAACAGGTGGTGCAGAAAGACCGCATCCCGTGGGAGGATTACCACGACTACCTGGTGCGAATGTTCCGCTTTGCCGGTTCAAGCGACGTCACCGACTTTACCCGGCTGGACCGCGGCGAGCTGGAACTGGCGGCCGTCCAGGAGGGACGCCTGGCTTACCTCGCCAATCGCGAGCTGCATGTCCGCGATCTGCAGTCCCGTCAGCCCGTCTGGACGACCGAGCCGGCCCGCAAACTGGCGACCTACAACCCGCTGGATCAGTACGCCGCCGTAGACAGCGACGGGAGCAGCCGCCTGATCCGTTACCGCGGATCGATGGCCGAACTGGACTGGGAAGACGGCAAGGCAACGCTGCTCAAAGCGACCGGCGCCCCGGCCTGGGACCAGCTGGCCGTGAGCCGCCCGGCCATTGCCGTGGTCGAGGGGAACGCCGTCCGTTACTACCGCCAGGGTGAGCTGGTCTGGGAGCAAGAGGAATCGGCCCCGGCGACGGCGGGACCGCTGGCGACTGACGCCGCTGTGGTTTACGGCCTGTCCGACGGCCGGCTACTGGCCCGCTCTGCAGCTGACGGCCGGCTGCTCTGGGAATCGACGTCGGCGGATCAGCCGCTGGGAGCGATTGTCGCGGGCCCGGCCAACTGGTTCGTGTTCTCTGCGGGCGCCGAAACGCTGCTGGCGATAGATCCTGCCACCGGCGAGGAGCAATGGCGCTGCAAGCTGGGCGACGCCTTGCTGCAGCCGCCCGCCCTGGTCGGCTCGCAGCTGCTGGTCGCCGTGAAGTCGAATCGGCTGTTACTGCTGGACACAGGCTCCGGACAGATCGTCAGCCAGACCGACTGGCCGACCTGGCTGATCGCCGTGCAGCCGCTGGAAGTCGCCGGCAAACGGCAGGTCGCCTGCAGCGATCTCTCGGGAAAGATCACGCTGCTGTCGCTGCCCGAGCTGCAGCCGCAGCGGGTCATCAATCTGGTGTCGCAGCCCGTCGGACCGCTGCTGCCGGTCGCCAGTTTACGCTATCGCTGGGAGCAAGCAGCCGCCAGCGAAGAAGACAATCTGCTGGCCGAAATCCAAGGCGCCGACGCCCCGGCGGGGCCGGTGCTGCTGGTAACCGATGTCGACGGCTTCCTCTCCATCCTCCCGCTTGTCGCCCCCTAG